From the Lolium rigidum isolate FL_2022 chromosome 2, APGP_CSIRO_Lrig_0.1, whole genome shotgun sequence genome, one window contains:
- the LOC124689981 gene encoding uncharacterized protein LOC124689981: MGSRIAILEPTRDPEPNRPKNPLTPTHTSLFLNFPTFFPISSKGIGTSLPDPNSRPTFFPGGNRAESPPSLLPRGGGGESPPSLLPRGSSGESPPSLLPHGSGGESLPSLLPRRQPRRIPAQPPPAAAPSARCRILLLAPRTPNRRARRHRLLCSSQPAAAPSPSIVGGLLDYLNESWTQFHATAEAKRQLLIAGFKLLSENDDWDLQPGGRYFFTRNMSCLVAFAVGEKYRVGNGFNIIAAHTDSPCLKLKPRSASFKSGHQMINVQTYGGGLWHTWFDRDLTLAGRVILRAADGSFAHKLVKEVRFHLAASSARPIRGFTFFLSKGSKSDNT, encoded by the exons atgggttctagaatagctattcttgaACCCACCCGAGATCCCGAACCAAACCGGCCGAAAAACCCACTTACCCCAACCCATACGTCTCTATTTCTGAACTTCCCCACCTTCTTCCCTATCAGCTCAAAAGGCATTGGCACCTCGCTGCCCGACCCCAACTCCCGTCCGACCTTCTTCCCTGGCGGCAACCGCGCCGAATCCCCGCCCAGCCTCCTTccccgcggcggtggcggcgaatcCCCACCCAGCCTTCTTCCTCGCGGCAGCAGCGGCGAATCCCCGCCCAGCCTTCTTCCCCACGGCAGCGGCGGCGAATCCCTGCCTAGCCTTCTTCCCCGGCGGCAACCGCGCCGAATCCCCGCCCagcctcctccggccgccgctccATCCGCTCGCTGCCGTATCCTCCTCCTGGCGCCGCGCACTCCCaaccgccgcgcccgccgccaccgcctcctctgCTCCAGccagcccgccgccgccccctcgccCTCCATCGTCGGCGGCCTCCTCGACTACCTCAACGAGTCATGGACGCAGTTCCACGCCACTG CTGAGGCCAAGAGGCAGCTGCTGATTGCGGGGTTCAAGCTGCTCAGCGAGAACGACGACTGGGACCTGCAGCCTGGTGGCCGCTACTTCTTCACCCGCAACATGTCCTGCTTGGTTGCCTTTGCCGTGGGGGAAAA GTACAGAGTCGGCAACGGTTTCAACATAATTGCAGCCCACACCGATAGTCCGTGTCTCAAGCTGAAACCACGGTCTGCCTCCTTCAAGTCTGGTCATCAGATGATAAATGTGCAGACGTACGGAGGCGGGCTGTGGCATACATGGTTTGATAGAGACCTAACGTTGGCTGGGAGGGTCATCCTCAGGGCTGCTGATGGTTCGTTTGCGCACAAGCTTGTCAAA GAAGTTCGCTTTCATTTAGCGGCAAGTTCGGCTCGTCCAATTCGGGGTTTTACCTTTTTTCTCTCAAAAG GAAGTAAATCTGACAATACTTAG